One genomic region from Bufo bufo chromosome 3, aBufBuf1.1, whole genome shotgun sequence encodes:
- the LOC120994040 gene encoding 40S ribosomal protein S3-like, whose amino-acid sequence HFPLLQFVADGIFKAELNEFLTRELAEDGYSGVEVRVTPTRTEIIILATRTQNVLGEKGRRIRELTAVVQKRFGFPEGSVELYAEKVATRGLCAIAQAESLRYKLLGGLAVRRACYGVLRFIMESGAKGCEVVVSGKLRGQRAKSMKFVDGLIHSGDPVNYYVDTAVRHVLLRQGVLGIKVKIMLPWDPSGKIGPKKPLPDHVSIVEPKEEILPTTPISEQKGAKPEQQAQPPAMPQPVPTA is encoded by the exons CATTTCCCCCTCTTGCAGTTTGTTGCTGACGGCATCTTCAAAGCCGAGCTGAATGAATTCCTGACCCGGGAGTTGGCAGAGGACGGCTATTCCGGCGTGGAGGTCCGAGTCACCCCAACCAGAACAGAGATCATCATCCTTGCCACCAG GACCCAGAACGTCCTCGGTGAGAAGGGGCGCCGTATCCGTGAGCTGACCGCTGTCGTACAGAAGAGGTTTGGCTTTCCCGAGGGCAGCGTTGAG CTGTACGCAGAGAAAGTCGCCACAAGGGGTCTGTGCGCCATCGCCCAAGCAGAGTCCCTGCGCTACAAGCTCCTGGGAGGTCTGGCAGTGAGAAG AGCCTGCTATGGTGTCCTGCGTTTcatcatggagagcggcgccaagGGTTGTGAGGTCGTGGTGTCCGGCAAACTGAGAGGCCAGAGAGCCAAGTCCATGAAATTTGTGGACGGTCTGATTCACAGCGGAGACCCCGTCAACTACTATGTGGATACCGCAGTGCGCCACGTCCTCCTCAGACAAG GTGTTCTGGGCATCAAGGTGAAGATCATGCTTCCATGGGACCCAAGTGGAAAGATTGGCCCCAAGAAGCCCCTGCCTGACCACGTCAGCATTGTGGAACCCAAAGAGGAGATCCTGCCAACCACCCCCATCTCTGAGCAGAAGGGAGCCAAGCCAGAGCAGCAGGCACAGCCCCCTGCCATGCCCCAGCCTGTGCCCACCGCGTAA